The region TACGCGCTGCTGGCGTTTGTCCTGCTTCTCACGGCCCGCCTCTCCACGAGGGCGCTGCTGGGACTTGCCGGAGTGCTGGGCGGCTACTGGCTGGTGTCGGGAGTGATGCTGGCGCTGAGCTACTGGAACAGCCCCCGCGTCCGCAGCGCGGGACTCCCGGACCTCTCGCCCGGGATGACCTACGCGGAGGTCGTGGCCGGGCGGGCAGCCACCTTTCTGGACGACCTGATCGGCGGCAGCCTGTACAACGGCCCCTGGCTGATTGCCCTGTTCCTGCTGGGAGCCGCCGCCCAGCGCAGCGGCCTGCTGACCCGCCCGCACGAGCACCGGCCGCTGCTGCGCCGCCTCGCGTTCTGGGGGCTGGGGCTGGGGCTGCCGCTGGGCGTGCTGCTCGCCTGGCTGAACACCCAGACCAGCCTCGCTGCTGGACTGATCGCCATTCCTGTCCGGATGGGCGGGGGCCTCGCCAGTGCGCTGGGGTATGTAGGGGTGGTGGGGCTGCTGACTGTGCAGGACCGTCTGGGTCCCCTGCGGGCCTTCGCCGCCAGTGGGCGCGTGGCCCTGACGAACTACATCATGCAGAGCCTGATCATGACCACGGTCTTCTACCCCTACGCCGGGGCACAGTTCGGCCGCTGGGGCGCCGCTCCCGCCGTGCTGCTGGCTATCGGTGTGGCCCTCGCACAACTTCCGCTCAGCCAATGGATGCTGCGGACGTGGGGCAGTGGG is a window of Deinococcus terrestris DNA encoding:
- a CDS encoding DUF418 domain-containing protein, with protein sequence MSLPAEPPPAPAPESGPPRPVTVGDRSPLPDVLRGLALLGILVVNVQDFAGFQEWTQTGVDRVVQVVTDIVFNGRSISLFAMLFGWGAAGLLVRHGSGLLARRLTVLLGLGTLHGVLVWHGDIISNYALLAFVLLLTARLSTRALLGLAGVLGGYWLVSGVMLALSYWNSPRVRSAGLPDLSPGMTYAEVVAGRAATFLDDLIGGSLYNGPWLIALFLLGAAAQRSGLLTRPHEHRPLLRRLAFWGLGLGLPLGVLLAWLNTQTSLAAGLIAIPVRMGGGLASALGYVGVVGLLTVQDRLGPLRAFAASGRVALTNYIMQSLIMTTVFYPYAGAQFGRWGAAPAVLLAIGVALAQLPLSQWMLRTWGSGPLEKLVRTLVYGGRR